The segment GTCAGCCTTATCTGCCAACTCGGGATTATGCGTGACCAAAATAAGGGTGATTCCTCTTTTTCTTGATTCGCTAAAAATCAGCTCTTCAACTATTTTCCCTGTTTCGCGGTCTAAATCTCCCGTCGGCTCATCACACAAAAGCATGCGCGGGCCATTTATAAGCGCGCGTGCTAAAGCAACTCTTTGCTGTTCGCCGCCGGAAAGTTCGCTTGGCAAGTGATTCAGCCTTTCATTTATGCTTAACCTTTCCAAAATAGTCAGTACATCTGGTATTTTTTCTTTTTTCTTTTCCCAAACCGGTATTAAGACATTTTCGAAAACCGTAAAATCGGGCAAAAGATAATGCATCTGAAAAAGAAACCCTATAT is part of the Elusimicrobiota bacterium genome and harbors:
- a CDS encoding ABC transporter ATP-binding protein; amino-acid sequence: MNIIAEKISKSFFIDKKVETKALRDVSLEIRSGEIVAVMGPSGAGKSTLLHIIGLMDRQSSGKIIIDGQDSVNFSDKEYAKIRKENIGFLFQMHYLLPDFTVFENVLIPVWEKKKEKIPDVLTILERLSINERLNHLPSELSGGEQQRVALARALINGPRMLLCDEPTGDLDRETGKIVEELIFSESRKRGITLILVTHNPELADKADRIIKMRDGKII